In a single window of the Bactrocera dorsalis isolate Fly_Bdor chromosome 2, ASM2337382v1, whole genome shotgun sequence genome:
- the LOC125776753 gene encoding uncharacterized protein LOC125776753, with protein sequence MEGISSFEDCDDEEREPNNKRQKITVKDFLRKAANFLDKSESNPKKDEATIHGEAWAVTYRKLNKELQLFAKKLIDETLLHGQLGNLNLTSFINIENPRPHFSHHIYQLYNRSSQYSSHPAVPIQIISNEVISPSSSQSFQHLFDSPEFQDFSE encoded by the exons ATGGAAGGGATTTCGTCGTTTGAGGATTGCGACGATGAAGAAAGA gAACCTAACAATAAAAGACAGAAGATAACAGTAAAGGATTTCTTGAGGAAAGCAGCGAACTTTTTGGATAAATCTGAAAGCAATCCAAAAAAGGATGAAGCGACCATTCATGGAGAAGCATGGGCTGTAACATATAGGAAGTTAAATAAGGAGCTGCAATTGtttgctaaaaaattaattgacgaAACTTTGTTACATGGTCAATTGGGAAACCTAAACCTAacatcatttataaatattgaaaatcctCGGCCACATTTTTCGCATCATATTTATCAGCTTTACAACCGTTCATCGCAATATTCATCACATCCAGCTGtaccaatacaaataatttcgaatgaAGTTATTTCTCCTTCATCAAGTCAATCATTCCAACATCTATTCGATAGCCCGGAATTCCAAGATTTTAGCGAATAA